A region of the archaeon BMS3Bbin15 genome:
GAGGCTGAAGTTTATAGTATTAATGCAACCCGGATAGCTCTGGATGTTCTGGGCTTACCCATTGTGAATACTGCAATGATTGGAGCTTTTGGTGCTCTTAGCAGGGAGATTTCTCTTGAGTCTGTGAAAAAAGCGGTGAAAAAGCGGTTTCCTGAAAAGCTGGCACTAAAAAATGCAAAAGCTGTGGAAGTTGCCTACAAGGAGATGGAGGCGCAGTTATGAAGCTCAATATAGGTGCTATAATTACTGAACCTGGAAGTTCGGGAAATAATAAAACAGGTGGATGGAGAATCTTCAAGCCTGTAATTAATATGGAAAAATGCATAGACTGCGGCAGCTGCTGGATTTTCTGTCCTGATGCTAGTATAGTTAAAGAAGGAAGTGAATATAAGGTTAATCTGGATTATTGTAAGGGGTGTGGGATATGCTCCAATGAATGCCCTTCTGGAGCAATAGAGCTTGTTATGGAGGAGAAGTAAAATGGCAGAGAAAGATGTTATGCATGGTTCACATGCCGTTGCAGAAGCTGTCAAGCTTTGCAGTGTCGATGTTATAAGCGCTTATCCCATTACACCTCAGACACACATAGTTGAGGACCTCGCTGAGATGGTTGCCAATGGTGATATTGATGCTGAATATATACTTGTTGAAAGTGAGCATTCTGCCATAAGTGCAGGTATAGGTGCAAGTGCCACAGGTGCAAGGGTTTTCACTGCCTCCTCTTCTCAAGGTCTTGCGCTCATGCATGAAGTATTATGGATAACCTCTGGCATGCG
Encoded here:
- the porD gene encoding pyruvate synthase subunit PorD gives rise to the protein MKLNIGAIITEPGSSGNNKTGGWRIFKPVINMEKCIDCGSCWIFCPDASIVKEGSEYKVNLDYCKGCGICSNECPSGAIELVMEEK